The following are encoded in a window of Cycloclasticus pugetii PS-1 genomic DNA:
- a CDS encoding class I SAM-dependent methyltransferase has translation MLINKNEDPIGSALINFYQTQDDTPIFVDMDIAEQDTLAPSYFFRSYEQCPALEQAALQLAYGKVLDVGAGAGSHSLYLQNQGLDVTALDISPHSVALMKKRGLSTVKLCNFYDLPEEPFDTLLLLMNGIGLVETLEGFDAFFSKAKSLLAPNGQILLDSSDLIYLYEQDDGSYLIDLNDKYHGEVEFNLSYKDITGKPFNWLYVAEELLQDAADRNGFSCEIVQQGPHYDYLAKLTFIDG, from the coding sequence GTGTTGATAAATAAAAATGAGGACCCGATAGGGTCTGCGCTGATAAATTTTTATCAAACGCAAGATGATACGCCTATCTTCGTTGATATGGATATTGCAGAGCAAGATACGCTAGCGCCCAGCTATTTTTTCCGTTCCTATGAGCAGTGCCCCGCGTTAGAGCAAGCAGCCCTTCAATTAGCCTATGGAAAAGTGTTAGATGTAGGCGCAGGTGCAGGCTCACATAGTTTGTATTTGCAGAATCAAGGACTCGATGTGACTGCCTTAGATATATCGCCTCATTCAGTGGCGTTGATGAAAAAGCGCGGTTTATCAACGGTTAAATTGTGTAACTTTTATGATTTACCTGAAGAGCCGTTTGATACCTTATTATTATTAATGAATGGAATCGGCTTAGTTGAAACATTAGAGGGCTTTGATGCCTTTTTTTCAAAAGCAAAAAGTTTGTTGGCACCGAATGGGCAAATATTGTTAGATAGCTCAGATCTTATCTACCTTTACGAACAAGACGATGGTTCTTACCTGATTGATTTAAATGATAAATATCATGGTGAGGTCGAGTTTAACTTGTCTTATAAAGATATTACTGGAAAGCCATTTAATTGGTTATATGTTGCTGAGGAATTATTACAAGATGCAGCTGACAGAAATGGCTTTAGTTGCGAGATAGTTCAGCAAGGGCCGCACTATGATTATTTAGCTAAGTTAACGTTTATTGATGGCTGA
- the trhO gene encoding oxygen-dependent tRNA uridine(34) hydroxylase TrhO codes for MKNQDYVVCALYHFVRLADHAALKQPLLKLMQHQGIKGTLLLAAEGINGTVAGKRNGIDHLLGWLRNQEAFKNLVHKESYVDSQPFNRTKVKLKKEIVTMGVEDIDPNDIVGTYVKPTQWNALINDPDVLLVDTRNDYEVAIGTFKGALNPKTQTFREFPDYVKENLDATKHKKVAMFCTGGIRCEKSTAYLKQQGFDEVYHLEGGILKYLEEVPEEQTQWEGECFVFDNRVSVDHQLEKGSFDQCFGCRMPITEEDKLHPHYQQGISCHHCFDKTDEEQKARFIERQHQIELAKQRGEEHIGGEMAELIEQHRQDKLKKKREANSETQDT; via the coding sequence ATGAAAAATCAAGACTACGTTGTTTGTGCGCTCTATCACTTTGTTAGATTAGCTGACCACGCGGCATTAAAACAGCCTTTACTTAAGCTAATGCAACATCAGGGTATTAAGGGTACTTTACTGCTCGCCGCTGAAGGCATTAATGGCACCGTTGCAGGAAAACGCAATGGGATAGACCACCTATTAGGGTGGCTAAGAAATCAAGAAGCGTTTAAAAACCTTGTTCACAAAGAATCGTATGTCGATTCGCAACCGTTTAACCGCACTAAGGTGAAGCTTAAAAAAGAAATCGTCACGATGGGTGTCGAGGATATTGACCCTAACGATATAGTAGGTACGTACGTCAAACCAACACAGTGGAATGCGCTGATTAACGACCCTGATGTGTTATTGGTGGATACCCGCAATGACTATGAAGTGGCGATTGGTACATTTAAAGGGGCGCTAAACCCTAAAACGCAAACATTTCGCGAATTTCCTGATTACGTAAAAGAAAATTTAGATGCAACGAAGCATAAAAAAGTAGCGATGTTTTGTACCGGCGGTATTCGTTGTGAAAAATCGACTGCTTATCTCAAACAACAGGGTTTTGATGAGGTGTATCACCTAGAAGGTGGGATACTAAAATACCTTGAGGAAGTGCCAGAGGAGCAAACGCAATGGGAAGGAGAATGTTTTGTCTTCGATAACCGCGTGTCGGTGGATCATCAATTAGAAAAAGGCAGTTTTGATCAGTGTTTTGGTTGCAGAATGCCCATTACCGAAGAAGATAAATTGCATCCGCACTATCAGCAGGGAATTAGTTGCCACCATTGTTTTGATAAAACGGATGAGGAGCAAAAAGCACGGTTTATTGAACGTCAACATCAAATTGAATTGGCAAAACAACGCGGCGAGGAACATATTGGTGGTGAAATGGCTGAATTGATTGAGCAGCATCGGCAAGATAAACTCAAAAAGAAACGCGAAGCCAACAGCGAAACACAGGACACTTAA
- a CDS encoding YaeQ family protein: protein MAIGSTINKVSLSIANMDSHYYATHELTVAQHPSENDFRLMVRLIAFIANANENLTLTKGLSTDDEPELWQKSLTGEIELWIELGQPDEKRIRKACGRAQQVIIYTYHEGKATVWWQQHGEKLARFKNLSIVHITASGVEALAGRTMNLQCNIQDGEMYLSDNDLNQIVNLKSY, encoded by the coding sequence ATGGCTATCGGATCAACCATTAATAAAGTGTCTTTGAGTATCGCTAATATGGATAGCCATTATTATGCAACTCACGAGTTAACAGTAGCCCAACACCCATCAGAAAATGATTTCAGGTTGATGGTTCGATTAATTGCTTTTATAGCCAATGCTAATGAAAACCTGACATTGACCAAAGGCTTATCAACCGATGATGAGCCGGAATTATGGCAAAAATCATTAACAGGTGAGATTGAATTATGGATTGAGCTTGGGCAGCCAGATGAAAAACGTATCCGTAAGGCTTGTGGACGAGCACAACAAGTGATTATTTATACCTATCACGAAGGTAAGGCGACTGTTTGGTGGCAACAACACGGCGAAAAGTTAGCACGGTTTAAAAATCTCAGTATCGTGCACATTACAGCCAGTGGGGTAGAAGCATTGGCGGGCCGAACGATGAATTTACAGTGTAATATCCAAGACGGTGAAATGTACTTAAGTGATAATGACTTAAATCAAATAGTTAACCTAAAAAGCTATTAA
- a CDS encoding APC family permease gives MTLAEKKTIHRAREKTLGVPELIAIALGGMVGGGIFTILGISVSMVGAYTPVAIFIGGGIALLACYSYIKLGVYYQDEGATYSFYKRTFPKSRFAASLIGWCVIFGYISTLALYAYTFSSYAVSAVDFANNEWGRKIVAGLIILSFTLINIWSVKGMGKIEDIMVYSKLIILIVISFVLINNSQTSLPELLQNEQNTSLLSILIVASLTFVAYEGFQLVINAVNEMEQPEINIPKSIYSAIFLAILIYVVISLGAILAISFEEIIENQEYALAAGANHTLGHWGTDLVIIGALLATSSAISGTLFGASRQMAVIAQDGYFPAILAKRSGQIPTASIIGMSIMAFLLILAGSLRIILEFGSITFLLVSVLMAYANFKIRQLTKASPLITISSIVGLFLATALIIYYEFTHQPQQLAFIVGIYALLTLSAWLYSKKNQP, from the coding sequence ATGACACTAGCTGAAAAAAAAACCATCCATAGAGCAAGAGAAAAAACTCTTGGCGTGCCAGAATTAATTGCCATTGCATTGGGAGGGATGGTTGGCGGAGGCATTTTTACCATTTTGGGCATTTCTGTTTCAATGGTCGGTGCATATACACCCGTGGCTATCTTTATCGGCGGAGGAATTGCCTTATTAGCCTGTTATTCATATATAAAGCTGGGCGTTTACTACCAAGATGAAGGAGCTACGTACTCGTTTTACAAAAGAACCTTTCCCAAATCGCGGTTTGCCGCCTCATTAATTGGTTGGTGTGTGATTTTTGGTTATATCAGTACACTTGCTTTATATGCCTATACTTTTTCTTCTTACGCCGTTAGTGCTGTTGATTTTGCAAACAATGAATGGGGGCGAAAAATCGTTGCTGGACTGATCATTTTAAGCTTCACACTAATCAATATATGGAGCGTTAAAGGTATGGGTAAAATTGAAGACATTATGGTCTATAGCAAATTAATTATCCTAATCGTGATCTCCTTTGTGCTGATTAACAACAGCCAGACCTCTCTGCCTGAGCTTCTGCAAAACGAACAAAACACTAGCCTTCTATCAATACTTATTGTGGCATCACTGACCTTTGTCGCCTACGAAGGGTTTCAACTAGTCATCAATGCAGTGAATGAAATGGAACAGCCTGAGATCAATATTCCAAAATCAATTTATTCTGCTATTTTTTTAGCTATTTTGATTTATGTTGTGATTTCACTTGGCGCCATTTTAGCTATCTCATTTGAAGAAATTATCGAGAACCAGGAATATGCACTCGCTGCTGGAGCAAATCACACACTCGGCCACTGGGGCACAGACCTTGTTATTATTGGTGCACTGTTAGCCACCAGTAGTGCAATTAGTGGCACCTTATTCGGTGCTTCAAGGCAAATGGCCGTCATTGCTCAAGATGGTTACTTTCCTGCTATTCTCGCCAAACGCTCTGGCCAAATACCCACTGCGTCCATTATCGGTATGTCGATAATGGCATTTTTATTAATATTAGCTGGAAGTCTGCGCATTATTCTTGAGTTTGGTAGCATTACGTTTTTGCTTGTCTCTGTATTGATGGCTTATGCAAACTTTAAAATTCGGCAGCTAACAAAGGCTTCCCCGTTAATAACAATAAGTTCCATCGTCGGGCTTTTTTTAGCCACCGCACTGATCATTTATTATGAGTTTACGCATCAACCGCAGCAATTAGCTTTTATCGTAGGAATATATGCTTTGCTGACCTTAAGCGCTTGGCTTTATTCTAAAAAAAACCAACCTTAA